Proteins encoded in a region of the Isosphaeraceae bacterium EP7 genome:
- a CDS encoding TlpA disulfide reductase family protein, producing the protein MRLARSAVLLAASALAMAGTARADEPGVASKSPFAGLEALNAEHSRRLAELERGRIVALTALAAKAQGEESELAYRELFEVAVAGNFYAEALPAAEARLTKTGGDPAVRALAVLVKIIARIDRGDHKTAVADLTAAFKASPDDEGDSSDAATLISLGEAAIQRLVRAGRFDQARLVCEITGESPSKPVRAHFAARRARLAMFGKSAPEIIGKDVDGKDIHLSDFKGKVILVDFWATWCPPCLEAMPALASTSAAYQGDGFVVLGVNVDSKKSDVGTRAKALPAVRRLLIAAGIDWPNIVLDGEPSEQCPTKLYGVDEIPASFLVDRDGTIIDIEVGPDRVRSAVEKALKSSPK; encoded by the coding sequence ATGAGACTCGCCCGCAGCGCCGTGCTCCTCGCCGCCTCCGCACTCGCCATGGCTGGCACAGCCCGAGCCGACGAGCCCGGCGTGGCCTCGAAGAGCCCGTTCGCCGGGCTCGAGGCCCTGAACGCCGAGCATTCCAGGCGACTCGCCGAACTCGAACGAGGCCGGATCGTCGCACTGACGGCCCTGGCCGCCAAGGCCCAGGGCGAGGAATCCGAGCTCGCCTATCGCGAGCTGTTCGAGGTGGCCGTCGCCGGCAACTTCTACGCAGAGGCCCTTCCCGCCGCCGAGGCCCGACTGACGAAAACCGGAGGCGACCCCGCCGTCCGGGCCCTCGCGGTGCTGGTGAAGATCATCGCCAGGATCGATCGCGGCGATCACAAGACGGCGGTCGCCGATCTCACCGCCGCGTTCAAGGCGAGCCCGGATGACGAGGGCGACTCCTCCGATGCGGCCACCCTGATCAGCCTGGGCGAGGCCGCCATCCAACGCCTCGTCCGCGCCGGCCGCTTCGATCAGGCCCGCCTCGTCTGCGAGATCACCGGCGAGAGCCCGTCGAAGCCCGTCCGCGCCCACTTCGCCGCCCGTCGCGCCCGCCTGGCGATGTTCGGCAAGTCGGCCCCCGAGATCATCGGCAAGGATGTCGACGGCAAGGACATTCACCTGTCCGACTTCAAAGGTAAGGTCATCCTGGTCGACTTCTGGGCGACCTGGTGCCCCCCCTGCCTGGAAGCCATGCCGGCCCTGGCCTCCACCAGTGCCGCGTACCAGGGCGACGGATTCGTCGTGCTCGGCGTGAACGTCGACAGCAAGAAGTCCGACGTTGGCACCCGGGCCAAGGCCCTCCCCGCCGTCCGCAGGCTGCTCATCGCCGCGGGTATCGACTGGCCGAATATCGTCCTTGATGGCGAACCGAGCGAGCAGTGCCCGACCAAGCTCTACGGCGTCGACGAGATCCCTGCCAGCTTCCTCGTCGACCGTGATGGCACGATCATCGACATCGAAGTTGGCCCCGACCGGGTCCGGAGTGCAGTCGAGAAGGCCCTGAAGTCCAGCCCGAAGTGA
- a CDS encoding glycerophosphodiester phosphodiesterase family protein, translating into MRAGSSRHPTTLAIVCTASVLGAIRAGAGEFPFVRPVHPTGRVQVVARRGAEGLAPYATAPAIERSIDNAVDWIEVEVRSSRDGRHVLVGDDDLSHSTDGKGPVSRLTLAELKRLDAGSHFAPRYAGTLIMELGEALKLARGRINVLLECEKVDAARLSAEVVAARMQNQVVFAGTPDVLKKLRATQDGGQLGLLLGNRAGGLTDANFDGLSPAVVSIPASDATAGRCRGLHERGIVVLAEAIGDADRPEVWDRAIEAGADWILSDRPEEIVARESILAAGASRVKISHHRGASHDAPENTLTAFDKAARLGADFVEFDIRTSRDGIPFLLHDALLDRTTNGRGPIREWDSAEINKLDAGAWFGRQFAGTPVPTLDAFLGSVPAGVELYVDAKDVSPENLVAALRKHALIERSVVYQGADYLAKLKAIEPTLRRMAGLGDASDVEGLAVRLEPYAFDARWSLLSKPLIDDCHARGILVFSDALGLHETAAEYRRAIDAGVDLIQTDHPIRVLRAIAGGR; encoded by the coding sequence ATGAGAGCTGGATCGAGTCGACACCCGACCACGCTGGCGATCGTATGCACGGCGAGCGTCCTGGGAGCAATCCGGGCCGGGGCCGGAGAATTTCCGTTCGTCCGGCCCGTTCATCCCACCGGCCGGGTCCAGGTGGTGGCACGACGCGGCGCCGAGGGGCTTGCACCCTACGCGACCGCACCGGCCATCGAACGCTCGATCGACAACGCCGTCGACTGGATCGAGGTCGAGGTCCGGTCGAGCCGCGACGGCCGGCATGTTCTCGTGGGAGACGATGACCTGTCCCACTCGACGGACGGGAAGGGCCCGGTTTCGAGACTCACGCTCGCGGAGCTGAAGCGACTGGATGCGGGATCGCACTTCGCCCCGAGATACGCCGGCACCCTGATCATGGAGCTGGGCGAGGCCCTGAAGCTGGCGAGGGGACGGATCAATGTCTTGCTCGAATGCGAAAAGGTCGACGCGGCCCGGCTCTCGGCCGAGGTGGTCGCGGCCCGCATGCAAAACCAGGTGGTCTTCGCCGGCACTCCCGACGTCTTGAAGAAACTGCGTGCAACCCAGGACGGCGGCCAACTTGGTCTGTTGCTAGGCAACCGCGCGGGGGGGCTTACCGACGCGAATTTCGATGGCCTGAGCCCCGCGGTGGTCTCGATCCCGGCCTCAGACGCGACGGCCGGTCGCTGCCGCGGCCTTCATGAGCGAGGGATTGTTGTGTTGGCGGAAGCGATCGGTGACGCGGATCGGCCGGAGGTCTGGGACCGGGCAATCGAGGCCGGGGCCGACTGGATCTTGAGCGACCGGCCCGAGGAGATCGTGGCCCGCGAGTCGATCCTGGCGGCGGGGGCGTCCCGCGTGAAAATTTCACACCACCGGGGGGCCTCTCATGACGCGCCCGAGAATACGCTCACGGCCTTCGACAAGGCGGCGAGGCTGGGCGCCGACTTCGTGGAATTCGACATCCGGACGTCGCGTGACGGCATCCCGTTCCTGCTCCACGACGCCCTGCTCGACCGCACAACCAATGGGCGCGGGCCGATTCGTGAGTGGGATTCTGCCGAGATCAACAAGCTCGATGCGGGGGCCTGGTTCGGGCGCCAGTTTGCCGGCACGCCCGTCCCCACGCTCGACGCGTTCCTCGGGTCAGTCCCCGCGGGAGTTGAGCTTTATGTCGACGCCAAGGACGTCTCGCCGGAGAACCTCGTCGCGGCATTGCGGAAGCATGCCTTGATCGAGCGATCGGTCGTCTATCAAGGGGCCGACTACCTCGCGAAACTGAAGGCGATCGAGCCGACATTGAGGCGGATGGCGGGCCTGGGCGACGCATCGGACGTCGAAGGGCTGGCGGTTCGCCTCGAACCTTATGCGTTCGACGCCCGCTGGAGCCTCCTCTCCAAACCGCTGATTGACGACTGCCACGCGCGGGGGATTCTCGTCTTCAGCGATGCGCTCGGGCTCCACGAGACCGCCGCGGAATACCGCAGGGCGATCGACGCCGGGGTCGACCTGATCCAGACCGATCACCCAATCCGGGTCCTGCGAGCCATCGCGGGCGGTCGTTGA
- a CDS encoding STAS domain-containing protein, with product MLPLTLCPICGQPYAVPCQTCRQASILDESEGVPTLLVRLSAFEGAFEVDVADTLTGLAAWSADNPKAAIILDMEQIPFLGSRTLAVLLRLNRTQKSASRRLKLRNVGPDLQEIFRITRMDQLLEINAA from the coding sequence ATGCTCCCGCTCACCCTCTGCCCGATCTGCGGCCAGCCCTACGCCGTCCCCTGCCAGACCTGCCGCCAGGCCTCGATTCTTGACGAGTCCGAGGGTGTCCCGACCCTGCTCGTCCGCCTCTCGGCCTTCGAGGGAGCGTTCGAGGTCGACGTGGCAGACACCCTCACCGGCCTCGCCGCCTGGTCGGCCGACAATCCCAAGGCCGCGATCATCCTGGACATGGAGCAGATCCCGTTCCTGGGCAGCCGGACGCTGGCCGTGCTCCTCCGCCTCAATCGCACGCAGAAGTCCGCGTCGCGACGCCTGAAGCTGCGGAACGTCGGCCCCGACCTGCAAGAGATCTTCCGGATCACCCGCATGGATCAGCTCCTGGAGATCAACGCCGCCTGA
- a CDS encoding sorbosone dehydrogenase family protein, whose amino-acid sequence MSDRIRHAARTLALVLAGCGGVIMMAAARPVAPADTRTGKDALGDWTTDAPGVRRKITLDDLATPYETPSAKNHPKVIKRPEGAWPKAPAGFKVTEFATGLDAPRVIVRAPNNDLFVAESKAKRVRILRDADGDGKPEINAVFAEGLDRPFGIAFHPPGPNPEHVYIANTGSVIRYDYKNGDTKADGEAEAIVQDIPTGNEAVGGGGHWTRDIEFSPDGKTLFVSVGSRSNAEDDGRENRRANILAFDADGKNERIYASGIRNPVGLAKDPKTGEIWTSVNERDGLGDQLVPDYITHVKEGGFYGWPWYYLSGKHDPRHEGKHPELKDKVITPDVLLQSHSASLDLTFYDGKSFPDEYKGDIFAAEHGSWNRARRTGYKVVRVPLKDGKSAGEYEDFLTGFVSNDGDVWGRPVGVAVDKDGALLVTDDGSGTIWRVSYAGTN is encoded by the coding sequence ATGAGCGACCGTATCCGACACGCAGCCCGCACCCTGGCCCTGGTATTGGCCGGCTGTGGGGGGGTGATCATGATGGCCGCCGCCCGGCCCGTCGCGCCGGCCGACACCCGGACGGGCAAGGACGCGCTGGGGGACTGGACGACCGACGCCCCCGGCGTCCGCCGCAAGATCACCCTGGACGACCTCGCCACGCCGTATGAGACCCCTTCGGCCAAGAACCACCCGAAGGTCATCAAGCGACCCGAAGGGGCCTGGCCCAAGGCCCCCGCAGGATTCAAGGTCACCGAGTTCGCCACCGGCCTGGACGCGCCGCGAGTCATCGTCCGGGCGCCCAACAACGACCTCTTCGTCGCCGAGAGCAAGGCCAAGCGCGTTCGCATCCTCCGCGACGCCGACGGCGACGGAAAGCCCGAGATCAACGCGGTGTTCGCCGAGGGCCTCGACCGCCCCTTCGGCATCGCCTTCCACCCGCCCGGGCCCAATCCCGAGCACGTCTACATCGCCAACACCGGCTCGGTCATCCGCTACGACTACAAGAACGGCGACACCAAGGCCGATGGCGAGGCCGAGGCGATCGTCCAAGATATCCCCACCGGCAACGAAGCGGTGGGCGGCGGCGGCCACTGGACCCGCGACATCGAGTTCTCGCCCGATGGCAAGACCCTGTTCGTCTCGGTCGGCTCGCGGTCCAATGCCGAAGATGACGGCCGCGAGAACCGACGCGCGAACATCCTGGCATTCGACGCCGACGGCAAGAACGAGCGCATCTACGCCTCGGGCATCCGCAACCCGGTGGGACTGGCCAAGGACCCCAAGACCGGCGAGATCTGGACATCGGTCAACGAGCGCGATGGCCTGGGCGACCAGCTCGTGCCCGACTACATCACGCACGTCAAGGAAGGGGGCTTCTACGGCTGGCCCTGGTACTACCTCAGCGGCAAGCATGACCCCCGGCACGAGGGGAAGCATCCCGAGCTGAAGGACAAGGTCATCACCCCCGACGTGCTGCTCCAGTCGCACTCGGCCTCGCTCGACCTGACCTTTTACGACGGCAAGAGCTTCCCCGACGAGTACAAAGGCGACATTTTCGCCGCCGAGCACGGGTCGTGGAACCGCGCCCGCCGCACCGGATACAAGGTGGTCCGCGTCCCCCTGAAGGACGGCAAGTCGGCCGGAGAATATGAGGACTTCCTCACCGGCTTCGTGAGCAATGACGGCGACGTCTGGGGCCGGCCCGTCGGCGTGGCCGTCGACAAGGACGGCGCGCTGCTCGTGACGGATGACGGCTCGGGAACCATCTGGCGGGTCAGCTATGCCGGGACGAATTAG
- a CDS encoding sugar-binding protein, whose translation MSNRTLFRGFTLLLGLVACLGSVGGKVAVADEPPLGKGVRGLVTRAKKPIAVDGKLDEWSHAFCTPVHYNHGKLNDRAAQFYYAWDEGSLYIGLRSLDRRPIDIGEPGSLWNGDAVEFYLDTRTGEKFRSKDWSEGAIHFFFSAFEGTKVKPRWEMRKGIATSDVVLEGVEIAAKGNPDGYELELKIPWINFPGFTPKAGSLIALDAELCSADGAGRVDRTFAFGSPLSVQQPASQATMQLVDVFDPDYFTQAGPASFPCWVETPWVQAERAEVVGVVAIPPTFVPYVGSVEFRLHDSSGHIVKTVPATIEPFGPEKWEFVRAVAKWPVDEFVPGAYFASARVLAKTGKPLATVTPRMIQEAAMTGR comes from the coding sequence ATGAGCAACCGGACACTCTTTCGCGGTTTCACCTTACTCCTCGGGTTGGTTGCCTGCCTCGGCTCGGTCGGGGGCAAGGTGGCGGTTGCCGACGAACCCCCGCTGGGCAAGGGGGTCAGGGGGCTGGTGACCCGGGCCAAGAAGCCGATCGCGGTCGACGGCAAGCTCGACGAGTGGTCGCACGCGTTCTGCACCCCCGTGCACTACAACCACGGCAAGCTCAACGATCGAGCGGCCCAGTTTTATTACGCATGGGATGAGGGCTCGCTGTACATCGGGCTGCGGTCTCTCGATCGGAGGCCGATCGACATCGGCGAGCCGGGCTCGCTCTGGAATGGCGACGCGGTGGAGTTCTATCTCGACACCCGCACCGGCGAGAAATTCCGCAGCAAGGATTGGTCCGAGGGGGCCATCCACTTCTTCTTCTCCGCGTTCGAGGGCACCAAGGTCAAGCCCCGCTGGGAAATGCGCAAGGGCATTGCCACCAGCGACGTCGTGCTGGAAGGGGTCGAGATCGCGGCGAAGGGGAACCCCGACGGGTATGAGCTGGAGCTGAAGATCCCCTGGATCAATTTCCCCGGCTTCACGCCGAAAGCGGGATCGCTGATCGCCCTGGACGCCGAGCTTTGCAGCGCCGACGGCGCCGGCCGGGTCGACCGGACCTTCGCCTTCGGCTCGCCGCTGTCCGTCCAGCAGCCGGCCTCCCAGGCCACGATGCAGTTGGTCGATGTGTTCGACCCCGACTATTTCACGCAGGCCGGCCCGGCGTCGTTCCCTTGCTGGGTCGAGACTCCCTGGGTCCAGGCCGAGCGGGCCGAGGTGGTGGGGGTGGTCGCCATCCCTCCGACGTTCGTCCCCTACGTCGGCTCGGTCGAATTCCGCCTGCACGACTCCAGCGGTCACATCGTCAAGACGGTCCCCGCCACGATTGAGCCGTTCGGGCCCGAGAAGTGGGAGTTCGTCCGCGCCGTCGCGAAATGGCCCGTGGATGAATTCGTCCCGGGAGCCTATTTCGCGTCCGCCCGAGTCCTGGCCAAGACGGGCAAGCCGCTGGCCACCGTCACCCCCCGGATGATCCAGGAAGCCGCGATGACCGGCCGTTGA
- the nadB gene encoding L-aspartate oxidase — MVRFVMDPKPLEPEILTPLPPLRRYLAGFDPRDLPHHFADVLVIGGGVAGLRAALGIDESLRVLVVTKDEIRESNSSYAQGGIAGVLDPEDCFADHIADTLAAGKGLCDPEVVALVVREAPRRIAELVEWGTHFDEVDGHVSLGLEGGHSHARIVHAMGDATGREIMRAVIERVRHRAGIRIWQNSFTVDLLTHEGRCRGALVWDRRRGLSLIWARAVVLATGGAGQLYRETTNPPIATGDGHALAFRAGADLRDMEFMQFHPTVLYIAGSSRHLLTEALRGEGAYLRDRHGERFMPAAHRLAELAPRDDVSRAITAQMAKTQHPCVYLDLKHLDAEFIRRRFPGIDKLCRNFDLDITRDPIPVRPGAHYMVGGVIIDDDGRTAVPGLWAAGEVTSSGLHGANRLASNSLLEGLVHGARAGDDISRTLLASGAARLEVPPVESLSSHGQRSILDLADVRESLRALMWRSVGITRESGGLRDAAEQVDAWCRYGLNATFDDPSGWTLQNMLTIARLMIAAATAREESRGVHTRSDFPTTRPEWARHVVLRPSVAAEPRRLAETVTS; from the coding sequence TTGGTACGCTTCGTCATGGACCCCAAGCCGCTCGAACCCGAGATCCTGACCCCCCTGCCTCCGCTCCGTCGCTATCTGGCCGGTTTCGACCCGCGCGACCTCCCCCACCACTTCGCCGATGTCCTCGTCATCGGCGGAGGGGTCGCCGGCCTGCGAGCGGCCCTTGGAATCGACGAGTCCTTGCGCGTCCTGGTCGTCACCAAGGACGAGATCCGCGAGAGCAACAGCAGCTACGCCCAAGGGGGGATCGCCGGGGTGCTCGACCCCGAGGACTGCTTCGCCGACCACATCGCCGACACCCTTGCCGCGGGCAAAGGACTCTGCGACCCCGAGGTTGTCGCCCTGGTTGTGCGCGAAGCCCCCAGGCGCATTGCCGAACTGGTCGAGTGGGGCACCCACTTCGACGAGGTCGACGGCCACGTGTCGCTCGGGCTCGAAGGCGGCCACTCGCATGCCCGGATCGTCCATGCCATGGGCGACGCCACTGGCCGCGAGATCATGCGCGCCGTCATCGAACGGGTCCGCCACCGGGCCGGGATCCGCATCTGGCAGAACAGCTTCACCGTCGACTTGCTCACCCACGAAGGGCGGTGCCGGGGTGCCCTGGTCTGGGACCGCCGCCGAGGGCTCAGCCTCATCTGGGCGCGGGCCGTCGTGCTCGCCACCGGCGGGGCCGGCCAGCTCTACCGCGAGACGACCAACCCTCCGATCGCAACCGGCGACGGCCACGCCCTGGCCTTTCGGGCCGGGGCCGACCTGCGCGACATGGAATTCATGCAGTTCCACCCGACCGTGCTCTACATCGCCGGGTCGTCGCGGCACCTGCTCACCGAGGCCCTCCGCGGCGAAGGGGCCTACCTCCGCGACCGCCACGGCGAGCGGTTCATGCCCGCCGCCCACCGCCTGGCCGAGCTCGCCCCGCGCGACGACGTGTCGCGTGCCATCACCGCCCAGATGGCCAAGACCCAGCACCCGTGCGTTTACCTGGATCTGAAGCATCTCGACGCCGAATTCATCCGCCGCCGCTTCCCGGGAATCGACAAGCTCTGCCGCAACTTCGATCTCGATATCACCCGGGACCCCATCCCCGTGCGCCCGGGCGCCCATTACATGGTCGGCGGGGTGATCATCGACGACGACGGCCGGACGGCCGTCCCTGGGCTCTGGGCCGCGGGCGAGGTCACTAGCTCGGGCCTGCACGGGGCCAACCGGCTCGCGTCGAACAGCCTGCTCGAAGGGCTCGTCCACGGCGCCCGCGCCGGCGACGACATCAGCCGGACTTTGCTCGCCTCCGGGGCCGCCCGCCTGGAAGTCCCCCCCGTCGAGTCCCTCTCATCTCACGGCCAGCGGTCGATTCTCGATCTTGCAGACGTCCGGGAATCGCTCCGCGCGCTGATGTGGCGATCCGTGGGGATCACCCGCGAATCCGGCGGCCTGCGGGACGCCGCCGAACAGGTCGACGCCTGGTGCCGCTACGGCCTGAACGCCACCTTCGATGATCCCTCGGGCTGGACCCTTCAGAACATGCTCACCATCGCGAGGCTGATGATCGCCGCGGCGACTGCCCGTGAGGAGTCGCGCGGGGTCCACACCCGATCCGACTTCCCGACGACACGGCCCGAGTGGGCCAGGCACGTCGTCCTGCGTCCCTCGGTCGCCGCCGAGCCCCGACGCCTCGCCGAGACCGTAACGTCCTGA
- a CDS encoding amidohydrolase/deacetylase family metallohydrolase, with the protein MAVPIKYDMLIRGARLIDPATRIDAVRDVAFAGGLVAEVGTSIDPATASEVIDARGRFLSPGWIDLHTHVYHKVSHFGVDPDVTCLPNGCTTVVDAGTAGSLTFEGFRSFVIDRAKTRVKALVHISGIGLIAGINMKPAFGEIQDPLFLSAEGAVETALAHADVVLGIKVRLMDNISDDGRVEREALRQARAAADAIKKPLMLHPTLAVTPTEEMVEALRPGDVFTHCYHGLSGSILDGRGLVLDSVRAAIERGVRMDVGHGQGSFHFDVAARCLEQGVRPHTISTDLHTYCVDGPVYDLACTMTKFLALGLSVRDVLEMVTSEPASWMGEAGVLGTLAVGAEADAVLFDLEDGDWELVDSIGQVRRHPTRFAVRSVFKGGRKVGDTP; encoded by the coding sequence GTGGCCGTCCCGATCAAGTACGACATGCTCATCCGGGGTGCCCGACTGATCGACCCCGCCACCAGGATCGACGCCGTGCGAGACGTCGCCTTCGCCGGCGGACTGGTGGCCGAGGTCGGCACTTCGATCGACCCGGCGACCGCCTCCGAGGTGATCGACGCCCGTGGCAGGTTTCTTAGCCCCGGCTGGATCGACCTGCATACGCACGTCTATCACAAGGTGAGCCACTTCGGGGTCGACCCCGACGTCACCTGCCTGCCCAATGGGTGCACCACCGTCGTCGACGCCGGGACCGCGGGATCGCTGACCTTCGAGGGCTTCCGCTCCTTCGTCATCGACCGAGCAAAGACGCGGGTCAAGGCATTGGTGCACATCAGCGGGATTGGCCTGATCGCCGGAATTAACATGAAGCCCGCCTTCGGCGAGATTCAGGACCCGCTGTTCCTTTCCGCGGAGGGGGCCGTCGAGACGGCGCTCGCGCATGCCGACGTGGTGCTTGGCATCAAGGTCAGGCTGATGGACAACATCAGCGACGACGGCCGCGTCGAGCGCGAGGCGCTGCGCCAGGCGCGGGCCGCCGCCGATGCGATCAAGAAGCCGTTGATGCTGCACCCGACCCTGGCCGTCACGCCGACCGAGGAGATGGTCGAGGCGCTCAGGCCCGGCGACGTCTTCACCCACTGCTATCACGGCCTGTCCGGTTCGATCCTGGACGGGCGTGGCCTGGTCCTCGACTCGGTGCGAGCGGCCATCGAGCGGGGCGTTCGAATGGACGTGGGGCACGGGCAGGGGAGCTTCCATTTCGACGTGGCGGCCCGATGCCTGGAGCAGGGGGTCAGGCCTCACACGATCTCCACCGACCTGCACACCTACTGCGTCGACGGGCCAGTGTACGATCTGGCATGCACGATGACGAAGTTTCTGGCCCTGGGCCTGTCGGTGCGGGACGTGCTTGAAATGGTCACCTCCGAGCCCGCCTCCTGGATGGGTGAGGCCGGCGTGCTGGGCACCCTGGCCGTCGGGGCCGAGGCCGATGCCGTCCTCTTCGACCTGGAAGACGGGGACTGGGAGCTGGTCGACTCGATCGGCCAGGTCCGCCGCCATCCCACGAGGTTCGCCGTACGCTCCGTCTTCAAAGGCGGTCGGAAGGTGGGCGACACGCCCTGA
- a CDS encoding SGNH/GDSL hydrolase family protein produces MNGMMAGLVGRRRRIVVVGVALIFAGFMGLQAMALPQKAAEPTDLHVGSLRVNKILFLGNSITLHGPKPDIGWTGNWGMAASEETKDYVHLLTATIATKAKGQPRILAKNIADFERGFQSYRPAESLKSELEFKADLVVLAIGENVPALTSDALKTEYGDAFRSLISAIQGQGKPTIVVRSCFWADPAKDEIMRSICKEMGGLHVDLGKLGADPQNMAGAERKIDHAGVANHPGDRGMQAIAEAIWAVIRERGSK; encoded by the coding sequence ATGAACGGAATGATGGCCGGCCTTGTGGGCCGACGGCGTCGGATTGTCGTGGTAGGCGTGGCGCTCATTTTCGCGGGATTCATGGGCTTGCAAGCGATGGCCTTGCCCCAGAAGGCTGCCGAGCCCACCGACTTGCATGTCGGGAGCCTTCGGGTCAACAAGATCCTCTTTCTCGGCAACAGCATCACGTTGCATGGCCCGAAGCCGGACATCGGCTGGACGGGAAACTGGGGCATGGCGGCCAGCGAGGAGACGAAGGATTACGTCCATCTGTTGACGGCAACGATCGCGACGAAAGCGAAAGGACAGCCGCGGATCCTGGCGAAGAATATCGCCGACTTCGAACGCGGTTTCCAGTCTTATCGCCCCGCGGAGAGCCTGAAGAGCGAACTGGAATTCAAGGCAGATCTCGTGGTACTCGCGATTGGGGAGAACGTCCCCGCCCTCACGTCAGACGCGCTCAAGACCGAGTACGGCGATGCCTTTCGCAGTCTGATCTCCGCGATCCAGGGTCAAGGCAAGCCCACGATCGTGGTCCGGAGTTGCTTCTGGGCCGACCCCGCAAAAGACGAGATCATGCGGTCGATTTGCAAGGAGATGGGCGGCCTTCATGTCGACCTCGGGAAACTCGGAGCCGACCCCCAAAACATGGCGGGTGCCGAACGAAAGATCGACCATGCGGGCGTCGCGAATCATCCGGGCGACCGCGGGATGCAGGCCATCGCCGAGGCGATCTGGGCGGTCATCCGCGAGCGAGGCTCGAAGTGA
- a CDS encoding DUF1559 domain-containing protein — protein sequence MRFGRGGFPPGVGLLLFVVVAMGAFALRARSRNAQEPPRGFTLIELLVVIAIIAVLVALLLPAVQSAREAARRVECVNHLKQVGLAMHNYHSAVGSLPVGFLSPTGPVPAYTSALQYRWSALSQMLPYLEQSALAQSMNFNLPLATKPAGGGSAFWPFTSANTTAMATRVAGFACPSDGAPAPATDTGPTSYAFSSGDGSNGGDATGANGAFILGRALSLADLQDGSSLTAAASEQIVGIAGPYTQTTPTPVPTPLARSFARVAVAPLTDEACANAPAGWLLNKGAAWFDGNYLNTLYNHHSTPNARRADCITYHNPGWKAPRSVHPGGVNLLFCDGHVTFARDTVDLSVWRALATRAGGEVVSADSL from the coding sequence ATGCGATTCGGACGCGGAGGATTCCCCCCCGGTGTGGGGCTCCTCCTGTTCGTCGTGGTCGCGATGGGCGCGTTCGCGCTGCGTGCGCGATCCAGGAACGCCCAGGAGCCACCAAGGGGCTTCACGCTGATCGAGCTATTGGTCGTCATCGCGATCATCGCCGTCCTCGTCGCGCTGCTGCTCCCCGCGGTGCAGTCGGCACGCGAGGCCGCGCGGCGGGTCGAGTGCGTCAACCACCTGAAGCAGGTCGGCCTGGCGATGCACAACTACCACTCGGCCGTCGGCAGCCTCCCGGTCGGGTTCCTCTCCCCGACCGGGCCGGTCCCGGCTTACACCTCGGCCTTGCAATATCGGTGGTCGGCCCTGTCGCAAATGTTGCCGTATCTGGAGCAGTCCGCGCTCGCCCAGTCGATGAACTTCAATCTGCCTCTCGCCACGAAGCCGGCCGGAGGAGGCTCGGCGTTCTGGCCGTTCACGTCGGCCAATACCACGGCGATGGCCACGCGCGTCGCCGGCTTCGCCTGCCCCAGCGACGGTGCGCCGGCCCCCGCGACGGACACCGGCCCGACGAGCTACGCGTTCAGCTCGGGCGACGGTTCCAACGGCGGCGACGCCACCGGGGCCAACGGCGCGTTCATCCTGGGTCGGGCCCTCTCCCTGGCCGACCTCCAGGATGGATCAAGCCTGACCGCGGCGGCGTCCGAGCAGATCGTGGGCATCGCCGGCCCTTACACCCAGACCACGCCGACGCCCGTGCCCACGCCGCTCGCCCGTTCCTTCGCACGCGTGGCGGTTGCCCCGCTGACCGACGAGGCCTGCGCGAATGCGCCCGCCGGCTGGCTGCTGAACAAAGGGGCGGCCTGGTTCGACGGCAACTACTTGAACACCCTTTATAATCACCACTCAACGCCTAACGCCCGCCGTGCCGACTGCATCACCTACCACAACCCCGGCTGGAAGGCACCCCGCAGCGTCCATCCGGGAGGGGTGAATCTGCTCTTTTGCGATGGACACGTCACCTTCGCCCGGGACACCGTCGACCTTTCCGTGTGGCGTGCCCTCGCCACGAGAGCAGGCGGCGAGGTGGTCTCGGCCGACTCTCTCTAG